The following are encoded in a window of Megachile rotundata isolate GNS110a chromosome 2, iyMegRotu1, whole genome shotgun sequence genomic DNA:
- the phr6-4 gene encoding (6-4)-photolyase isoform X5 encodes MTGSRNSEIDPEVRVHGDGGKHTVHWFRKGLRLHDNPSLREGLAGASTFRCVFVLDPWFAGSTNVGINKWRFLLQCLEDLDCSLRKLNSRLFVIRGQPADALPKLFKEWGTTNLTFEEDPEPFGRVRDHNISALCKELGISVVQKVSHTLYKLDEIIEKNGGKPPLTYHQFQNVVACMDVPEPPVPTVTFACVGSAYTPVKEDHDDHYGVPTLEELGFDTEGLLPPVWVGGESEALARLERHLERKAWVASFGRPKMTPQSLLPSQTGLSPYLRFGCLSTRLFYYQLTDLYKKIKKAVPPLSLHGQLLWREFFYCAATNNPNFDRMQGNPICVQIPWDKNIEALAKWANGQTGFPWIDAIMTQLREEGWIHHLARHAVACFLTRGDLWISWEEGMKVFDELLLDADWSVNAGMWMWLSCSSFFQQFFHCYCPVRFGRKADPNGDYIRRYLPVLKNFPTRYIHEPWNAPLSVQRAAKCIIGKDYPLPMVNHSKSSRINIERMKQVYQQLNKYRGNGKHISESINLSCCFESVIHFYRCRSSH; translated from the exons ATGACAGGCAGTCGCAATAGCGAAATAGATCCGGAAGTGAGGGTACACGGTGACGGTGGAAAACATACGGTTCATTGGTTTCGCAAAGGTCTCAGGCTTCACGACAATCCTTCGTTGAGGGAAGGTCTCGCCGGTGCCTCCACCTTTCGGTGCGTCTTCGTTTTGGACCCATGGTTCGCTGGAAGCACCAACGTTGGCATTAACAAATGGAG GTTCTTGTTGCAATGTTTGGAGGATCTCGATTGTTCGTTGAGGAAACTGAACTCCAGACTGTTCGTGATACGAGGTCAACCAGCCGATGCCTTACCGAAATTGTTTAAAGAATGGGGCACGACGAACTTAACTTTCGAGGAGGATCCAGAACCATTTGGACGTGTTCGAGATCATAATATCTCGGCACTCTGTAAGGAGCTCGGTATCTCGGTGGTCCAAAAGGTCTCGCATACTCTCTACAAGTTGGACGA GATTATCGAGAAGAACGGAGGAAAGCCGCCATTGACGTATCATCAGTTTCAAAATGTTGTTGCCTGCATGGATGTACCGGAACCACCGGTGCCGACAGTCACTTTCGCCTGCGTAGGATCCGCTTACACCCCAGTGAAAGAAGATCACGATGACCATTATGGTGTTCCTACGCTCGAGGAACTCG GATTCGACACAGAAGGATTATTACCACCCGTATGGGTTGGGGGCGAGAGCGAAGCGTTAGCGCGGCTGGAACGGCATTTAGAGAGGAAGGCTTGGGTAGCCAGTTTCGGAAGACCGAAAATGACCCCGCAATCTTTATTACCCAGTCAAACGGGTCTTTCGCCTTACTTGCGATTCGGATGTCTCAGCACCAGACTTTTCTATTACCAGCTCACCGATTTGTACAAAAAG ATTAAGAAAGCTGTACCACCACTTTCTTTACACGGTCAGCTTCTGTGGCGCGAATTCTTTTACTGCGCGGCTACGAACAATCCAAACTTCGATCGAATGCAAGGAAATCCAATTTGCGTGCAGATCCCTTGGGACAAGAACATCGAGGCGTTGGCCAAATGGGCAAAC GGTCAAACGGGATTTCCATGGATCGATGCGATCATGACTCAGCTAAGGGAAGAAGGTTGGATCCATCACTTGGCTAGACACGCTGTCGCTTGTTTCCTGACCAGGGGTGACCTTTGGATCTCCTGGGAAGAAGGAATGAAG GTATTCGACGAACTTTTGTTGGACGCTGATTGGTCCGTTAATGCAGGAATGTGGATGTGGTTATCGTGTAGTTCGTTTTTCCAGCAGTTTTTTCATTGTTACTGTCCAGTAAGATTTGGTAGGAAAGCCGATCCAAACGGTGATTACATCAG GCGATATTTAccagttttgaaaaattttcctACGAGATACATTCACGAACCATGGAACGCGCCGCTTAGCGTTCAACGAGCGGCGAAATGTATTATTGGAAAGGACTACCCGTTGCCAATGGTAAATCACAGCAAGAGTTCGAGAATCAACATCGAGAGAATGAAGCAGGTCTATCAGCAGTTAAACAAGTATCGTGGGAATGGTAAGCACATTTCCGAATCGATAAATTTGTCCTGTTGTTTCGAAAGTGTCATCCACTTTTATCGTTGCAGGAGCTCCCATTAA